The following coding sequences lie in one Micromonospora sp. R77 genomic window:
- a CDS encoding MFS transporter — protein MAAGSARPTPSRTAVLVVVCLALFMALLDSTAISLTLPAMRADLDADLTGLVWIADGYVLIFAALLLTSGSLGDRLGRAPMFLAGLAVFTLGSALCAAAPRLELLVAGRVVQGLGAALVTPQTLAILSHTFPTPRERARAFGVWSGVSALALLLGPVLGGMLTARWGWRSVFLVNLPVGALALLLGARALLGRDGTARPAGPLRRVIDLPGQLLAVLWLGTLTVALVEGGRYGWGSPLILGLFVASVVALAALLVVESRAPHPMLHLELFRSATFAASTLVIGLVAFGMYASFFLVSLFLQQTQGYSAAAAGVRFLPAMAAVMVASPLAGLLAGRVGARVPVGAGALLMGAALLLLARVGADDPYGGWWPLLVLFGVGIGLAIPPVNSALMGSVRPDRAGLASATGETGQQIGALVGIAVLGALVTGGFRRVVADGAGAVGLSGADSAELARRLFAQDGDLPGTATPAVHALVDRALTTGVHLGLTAAGIAALVAAAVAVLIREPRTSAGQPPSAVAAEPRHAAAAREGGNG, from the coding sequence GTGGCGGCCGGATCCGCGCGACCCACGCCCTCCCGCACCGCCGTGCTGGTGGTGGTCTGCCTGGCGCTGTTCATGGCGCTGCTGGACAGCACCGCGATCAGCCTCACCCTGCCCGCGATGCGGGCCGACCTCGACGCCGACCTGACCGGCCTCGTCTGGATCGCCGACGGGTACGTGCTGATCTTCGCGGCGCTGCTGCTGACCTCGGGCAGCCTGGGTGACCGGCTCGGCCGGGCCCCGATGTTCCTCGCCGGGCTGGCGGTCTTCACCCTCGGCTCGGCGCTGTGCGCCGCCGCGCCCCGGCTGGAGCTGCTGGTGGCCGGTCGGGTCGTGCAGGGGCTCGGGGCGGCCCTGGTGACCCCGCAGACCCTGGCGATCCTCTCGCACACCTTCCCCACCCCCCGCGAGCGGGCGCGGGCCTTCGGCGTGTGGTCGGGGGTGTCCGCGCTGGCCCTGCTGCTCGGGCCGGTGCTCGGCGGGATGCTCACCGCGCGGTGGGGGTGGCGGTCGGTGTTCCTGGTCAACCTGCCGGTCGGCGCCCTGGCGCTGCTGCTGGGCGCGCGGGCGCTGCTCGGCCGGGACGGCACCGCCCGGCCCGCCGGTCCGCTGCGCCGGGTGATCGACCTGCCCGGTCAGCTGCTCGCGGTGCTCTGGCTCGGCACCCTCACCGTCGCGCTGGTGGAGGGCGGCCGGTACGGCTGGGGCTCGCCGCTGATCCTCGGCCTGTTCGTCGCCTCGGTGGTCGCGCTGGCGGCGCTGCTGGTCGTGGAGTCGCGGGCACCGCACCCGATGCTGCACCTGGAGCTGTTCCGGTCGGCCACCTTCGCCGCGAGCACCCTGGTGATCGGTCTCGTCGCGTTCGGCATGTACGCCTCGTTCTTCCTGGTCAGCCTCTTCCTCCAGCAGACGCAGGGCTATTCGGCGGCGGCGGCGGGGGTGCGCTTCCTGCCGGCGATGGCCGCGGTGATGGTGGCCTCCCCGCTGGCCGGGCTGCTGGCCGGGCGGGTGGGCGCCCGGGTGCCGGTGGGTGCCGGCGCGCTGCTGATGGGCGCGGCGCTGCTGCTGTTGGCCCGGGTCGGCGCCGACGACCCGTACGGCGGGTGGTGGCCGTTGCTGGTGCTCTTCGGCGTGGGCATCGGGCTGGCCATTCCGCCGGTGAACAGCGCACTGATGGGCAGCGTCCGGCCCGACCGGGCGGGGCTGGCGTCGGCCACCGGGGAGACCGGGCAGCAGATCGGCGCGCTGGTCGGCATCGCGGTGCTGGGCGCCCTGGTCACCGGCGGGTTCCGCCGGGTGGTGGCCGACGGCGCGGGTGCGGTCGGCCTCTCCGGCGCGGACTCGGCCGAGCTGGCCCGGCGACTCTTCGCGCAGGACGGCGACCTCCCCGGCACGGCGACCCCGGCCGTCCACGCCCTGGTGGACCGGGCGCTCACCACCGGCGTCCACCTGGGTCTCACCGCCGCGGGGATCGCCGCCCTGGTCGCGGCGGCGGTGGCCGTCCTGATCCGCGAGCCCCGGACCTCGGCCGGTCAGCCGCCGTCCGCAGTGGCAGCGGAGCCCCGGCACGCGGCGGCGGCGCGGGAGGGCGGTAACGGGTGA
- a CDS encoding LLM class flavin-dependent oxidoreductase — MQIGVNVPNFAPGTDPDVLRRWAQTVEGLGFDLLMVSDHIAVTPDVAAQYPAPFYEPFTTLSWLAGVTHRVRLGTTVLIVPYRHPLLTARMAANLQRLSGGRLVLGVGVGWARQEFEALGVPFRRRGALTDAHLRAMSDAWRDTADYDTPAIPIWVGGNSDAGIRRATLHGDAWHPLRMTPGWLAEAAGRLKATADELGRPVPALAPRIALRQTREPVTAADRLAGVGTIDQIVADLDQLRLLGAETVVLDPFNGDLTEIRHPERAWRTLAAVAAHHNSQEDR; from the coding sequence GTGCAGATTGGCGTGAACGTACCGAACTTCGCCCCGGGCACCGATCCGGACGTGCTGCGGCGGTGGGCGCAGACGGTCGAGGGCCTCGGTTTCGACCTGCTGATGGTCTCCGACCACATCGCCGTGACGCCGGACGTGGCCGCGCAGTACCCGGCGCCGTTCTATGAGCCGTTCACCACGCTGTCCTGGCTGGCCGGGGTGACCCACCGGGTCCGGCTCGGCACCACCGTGCTCATCGTCCCGTACCGGCATCCGCTGCTCACCGCCCGGATGGCGGCGAACCTCCAGCGGCTCAGCGGCGGCCGGCTCGTCCTGGGCGTCGGCGTCGGCTGGGCCCGGCAGGAGTTCGAGGCGCTCGGCGTGCCGTTCCGACGGCGCGGCGCGCTGACCGACGCGCACCTGCGTGCCATGAGCGACGCCTGGCGGGACACCGCCGACTACGACACGCCCGCGATCCCAATCTGGGTGGGCGGCAACAGCGACGCCGGGATACGTCGGGCGACGCTCCACGGCGACGCCTGGCACCCGCTGCGGATGACCCCCGGATGGCTGGCCGAGGCGGCCGGACGCCTGAAGGCCACCGCCGACGAGCTGGGCCGCCCGGTGCCCGCGTTGGCGCCGCGCATCGCCCTGCGGCAGACCCGGGAACCGGTCACCGCCGCCGACCGGCTCGCCGGTGTCGGCACCATCGACCAGATCGTCGCCGACCTCGACCAGCTCCGCCTGCTCGGCGCGGAGACGGTGGTGCTCGACCCGTTCAACGGCGACCTGACCGAGATCCGCCACCCCGAGCGCGCCTGGCGGACCCTCGCGGCCGTGGCCGCCCACCACAATTCCCAGGAGGACCGGTGA
- a CDS encoding nucleoside deaminase, producing MTPDDETFLRRAVELASRAGASGERPFGSLLVGADGTVLIEDHNTVVSDSDITAHPELKLARWAARELAPEVAARTTMFTSCQPCPMCATAIDRSGLGRVVYALSAEQFEQVRPASAPLPPVRYEGPFLFDEARRPIEDHY from the coding sequence GTGACCCCCGACGACGAGACGTTTCTCCGCCGTGCCGTGGAACTCGCCAGCAGGGCCGGGGCGTCCGGCGAGCGGCCGTTCGGCTCGTTGCTGGTCGGCGCGGACGGCACCGTCCTGATCGAGGACCACAACACCGTGGTCTCCGACTCGGACATCACCGCTCATCCGGAGCTCAAGCTGGCCCGCTGGGCCGCCCGGGAACTCGCCCCCGAGGTGGCCGCGCGGACCACCATGTTCACCAGCTGCCAGCCCTGCCCGATGTGCGCGACCGCGATCGACCGGTCCGGCCTCGGCCGGGTCGTGTACGCGCTCTCCGCCGAACAGTTCGAGCAGGTCAGACCGGCCAGCGCGCCGCTGCCCCCGGTACGGTACGAGGGGCCGTTCCTGTTCGACGAGGCACGCCGGCCGATCGAGGACCACTACTAG
- a CDS encoding NAD(P)/FAD-dependent oxidoreductase: MTTTAPILIAGAGVGGLTAALALARHGIPVQVYERRDLAEIVTNAGFGHTIWSNATTSLASLGLKRRLLDRAEVLTGSESRDQHQRVMFRMAIAESISPGGTPAVGIGRGDLIELLREACAEHGVHPEYGQRATGYELTADGVTLKLGDGRTVSGAALVAADGIRSTILTQLRGELPVVHTGRSTYRGIAPGTCGLSRGVVHLFTNPDTRIGGGAWLVGGDRVVWTLSCEREPGGEDPGGSAARAEELAASVGGPAPVFVGTTPPERISRLDVYYHEWHDRWGEGPVTLLGDAAHALPTDLGQGACMAIEDGVVLGDCLATATDVTAGLREYERRRRERVFWIRERVLRVSRFKPVRNKALRWAVGQVAKVVVARSAPKMWQEMQRPPQLAAPVPDAGPV; this comes from the coding sequence ATGACCACCACCGCACCGATCCTCATCGCCGGCGCCGGGGTCGGCGGCCTCACCGCCGCCCTGGCCCTGGCCCGGCACGGCATCCCCGTGCAGGTGTACGAGCGGCGCGACCTGGCCGAGATCGTCACCAACGCCGGGTTCGGCCACACCATCTGGAGCAACGCGACGACCTCCCTGGCGTCGCTGGGGCTCAAGCGGCGGTTGCTGGACCGCGCGGAGGTGCTGACCGGCTCGGAGAGCCGCGACCAGCACCAACGGGTGATGTTCCGGATGGCCATCGCGGAGAGCATCTCGCCCGGCGGCACCCCTGCCGTGGGCATCGGCCGCGGTGACCTCATCGAACTGCTGCGCGAGGCGTGCGCCGAACACGGCGTGCACCCCGAGTACGGGCAGCGCGCCACCGGGTACGAGCTCACCGCCGACGGGGTGACCCTGAAACTCGGCGACGGGCGGACGGTGAGCGGCGCCGCCCTGGTGGCCGCCGACGGGATCCGCTCGACGATCCTCACCCAGCTGCGCGGTGAGTTGCCCGTCGTGCACACCGGACGGTCCACCTATCGGGGCATCGCCCCGGGCACCTGCGGACTCAGCCGGGGCGTGGTGCACCTGTTCACCAACCCGGACACCCGGATCGGTGGTGGTGCCTGGCTGGTCGGCGGCGACCGGGTGGTGTGGACGCTCTCCTGCGAGCGCGAGCCCGGCGGCGAGGACCCCGGCGGCAGCGCGGCCCGGGCGGAGGAACTGGCCGCGTCGGTCGGCGGGCCGGCGCCCGTCTTCGTCGGCACCACCCCGCCCGAGAGGATCAGCCGGCTCGACGTCTACTACCACGAGTGGCACGACCGGTGGGGCGAGGGACCGGTGACCCTGCTCGGCGACGCCGCCCACGCCCTCCCCACCGACCTGGGCCAGGGCGCCTGCATGGCCATCGAGGACGGCGTGGTGCTCGGCGACTGCCTCGCCACCGCCACCGACGTCACCGCCGGCCTGCGCGAGTACGAGCGCCGCCGCCGGGAACGCGTCTTCTGGATCCGGGAGCGGGTGCTGCGGGTCAGCCGGTTCAAGCCGGTCCGCAACAAGGCGCTGCGCTGGGCGGTGGGCCAGGTGGCGAAGGTGGTGGTGGCGCGCAGTGCGCCGAAGATGTGGCAGGAGATGCAGCGCCCGCCGCAGCTCGCCGCCCCGGTGCCCGACGCCGGCCCGGTCTAG
- a CDS encoding class I SAM-dependent methyltransferase — MRLRPGFYNTLYRFNLAPWDKEVRPQLAELVESGRLTPTELPRALDLGCGTGAEAVYLASQGFGPVVGVDFSPVALRRARARATAAGVADRCTFTEADITAGPIPGLADCYDLICDFGALNDTEGEQRQAVARAIHRLSRPGGRVLLWCFQGDKSELKGGAKMAPMIAPGEEKELFGDAFDLEYLPTRPRTVMLLMTRR, encoded by the coding sequence ATGCGGCTGCGCCCCGGTTTCTACAACACCCTCTACCGGTTCAACCTGGCCCCCTGGGACAAGGAGGTCCGGCCCCAGCTCGCCGAGCTGGTCGAGTCCGGCCGCCTCACCCCGACCGAGCTGCCCCGCGCGCTGGACCTCGGCTGTGGCACCGGCGCCGAGGCCGTCTACCTGGCCTCGCAGGGCTTCGGCCCGGTCGTCGGGGTGGACTTCTCGCCGGTGGCGCTGCGCCGGGCCCGGGCCCGCGCGACGGCCGCCGGGGTCGCCGACCGGTGCACCTTCACCGAGGCCGACATCACCGCCGGCCCGATCCCCGGCCTCGCCGACTGCTACGACCTGATCTGCGACTTCGGCGCGCTCAACGACACCGAGGGAGAGCAGCGGCAGGCGGTGGCCCGGGCCATCCACCGGCTCAGCCGGCCCGGCGGTCGGGTGCTGCTCTGGTGCTTCCAGGGCGACAAGAGCGAGCTGAAGGGGGGCGCGAAGATGGCGCCGATGATCGCTCCCGGCGAGGAGAAGGAGCTCTTCGGCGACGCCTTCGACCTGGAATACCTGCCGACCCGCCCGCGCACCGTGATGCTGCTGATGACCCGGCGCTGA
- a CDS encoding thioesterase II family protein: MSRVLLFCLPYAGGSAMRVYGRWQRELPDSVEVVPVELAGRGARIVETPLTSVDAITADVLGPVLDRIDRPYALFGHSLGALVAFELARRLEHLHGRPATHLFVSGHLPPQHPQPAGRYDYRLPDAQFRERLRELAGTPEEVLAHDELLDLVIPVLRADFEAADTYRWRPGPRISPPLTVYGGADDPEAPPSTLPDWAPLSTGPCDVRVLPGGHFFLNDEQATVLKGIAADLEPARTAPAENGRTS, from the coding sequence GTGAGCCGGGTCCTGTTGTTCTGCCTGCCGTACGCCGGCGGCTCCGCGATGCGCGTCTACGGCCGCTGGCAGCGCGAGCTGCCGGACAGCGTCGAGGTGGTGCCGGTGGAGCTGGCCGGTCGCGGCGCCCGGATCGTCGAGACGCCGCTGACCAGCGTGGACGCCATCACCGCGGACGTCCTCGGGCCGGTGCTCGACCGCATCGACCGCCCCTACGCCCTCTTCGGCCACAGCCTCGGCGCGCTGGTCGCGTTCGAGCTGGCCCGCCGGCTGGAACACCTGCACGGGCGGCCCGCGACGCACCTGTTCGTCTCCGGTCACCTCCCGCCGCAGCACCCCCAGCCCGCCGGCCGGTACGACTACCGGCTGCCCGACGCGCAGTTCCGCGAGCGGCTGCGCGAGCTGGCCGGCACCCCGGAGGAGGTGCTCGCCCACGACGAGCTGCTGGACCTGGTGATCCCCGTCCTGCGCGCCGACTTCGAGGCCGCCGACACCTACCGGTGGCGACCCGGCCCGCGGATCAGCCCACCGCTGACCGTCTACGGCGGCGCGGACGACCCGGAGGCCCCACCGTCCACGCTGCCGGACTGGGCCCCGCTCAGCACCGGCCCGTGCGACGTACGGGTCCTGCCCGGCGGCCACTTCTTCCTCAACGACGAACAGGCGACCGTGCTCAAGGGGATCGCCGCGGACCTGGAACCGGCGCGGACGGCGCCGGCGGAGAACGGAAGGACGTCCTGA
- a CDS encoding acyl-CoA dehydrogenase family protein has protein sequence MTVATVPQPVTWLPPEDQKWRDTVRGVAAEVVAPRVRAMDDAARIDPDLVRELFAAGLLGIEIPEVYGGAGRDLFAVVLAVEEIARVDPSVAVLVDVQNALVASALLHHGDGDTRRRHLPRLANGTVGAYAISEPDTGSDAFNGRTRAVADGGGYVIDGAKRWISSAAEAGLFVVFARLADAGLTAFLVDRDAPGLTVGPPVAKMGIRASSTCDVTFDGVRVGRRDLLGRPGAGELLAVETLNVGKVGIAAQLVGLAQGVLDAATGYAARRHQFGQPIGTYQGVAFPLARIAAELQAARALLYDTTRLLQHGGSPAQRLRATAMAKYVASEVAERAAALAVETLGANGFVPEHGVEKFYRDAKVGKIYEGTSNMQFRTIAATQDRGPAPAEG, from the coding sequence ATGACCGTCGCCACCGTGCCGCAGCCGGTGACCTGGCTGCCGCCCGAGGACCAGAAGTGGCGCGACACCGTCCGTGGCGTCGCCGCCGAGGTCGTCGCCCCCCGGGTCCGGGCCATGGACGACGCCGCCCGGATCGACCCCGACCTGGTCCGGGAACTCTTCGCCGCCGGGCTGTTGGGCATCGAGATCCCCGAGGTGTACGGGGGAGCGGGGCGGGACCTGTTCGCCGTGGTCCTCGCCGTCGAGGAGATTGCCCGGGTCGACCCGTCGGTGGCCGTCCTGGTCGACGTGCAGAACGCCCTGGTGGCCAGCGCGCTGCTGCACCACGGCGACGGGGACACCCGCCGCCGGCACCTGCCCCGGCTGGCCAACGGCACCGTCGGCGCGTACGCGATCAGCGAGCCGGACACCGGCAGTGACGCGTTCAACGGCCGCACCCGGGCCGTCGCCGACGGCGGTGGATACGTCATCGACGGGGCGAAACGCTGGATCAGCAGCGCCGCCGAGGCCGGCCTCTTCGTGGTCTTCGCCCGGCTCGCCGACGCCGGCCTCACCGCGTTCCTGGTCGACCGGGACGCCCCCGGCCTGACCGTCGGTCCGCCGGTGGCCAAGATGGGTATCCGGGCCAGCTCCACCTGCGACGTCACCTTCGACGGCGTCCGGGTCGGCCGGCGGGACCTGCTCGGCCGCCCCGGCGCGGGGGAGTTGCTGGCGGTGGAGACGCTCAACGTCGGCAAGGTCGGCATCGCCGCCCAGCTCGTCGGGCTGGCCCAGGGGGTGCTGGACGCCGCGACCGGCTACGCGGCCCGCCGCCACCAGTTCGGCCAGCCGATCGGCACGTACCAGGGGGTGGCGTTCCCGCTGGCCCGGATCGCCGCCGAACTCCAGGCCGCCCGCGCGCTGCTCTACGACACCACCCGGCTGCTCCAGCACGGCGGCTCGCCCGCCCAGCGGCTGCGCGCCACCGCCATGGCCAAGTACGTCGCCTCGGAGGTGGCCGAGCGGGCCGCCGCGTTGGCCGTGGAGACGCTCGGTGCCAACGGTTTCGTCCCCGAGCACGGGGTGGAGAAGTTCTACCGGGACGCCAAGGTCGGCAAGATCTACGAGGGGACCTCCAACATGCAGTTCCGTACCATCGCCGCCACCCAGGACCGGGGCCCCGCCCCGGCGGAGGGCTGA